Proteins found in one Drosophila busckii strain San Diego stock center, stock number 13000-0081.31 chromosome 2R, ASM1175060v1, whole genome shotgun sequence genomic segment:
- the LOC108594852 gene encoding probable cytochrome P450 6a13, with the protein MWTPLLLLLILAALIYARLRQHYAYWRRRGVAEERPLLLLGNMRGFARSVHWVDINQRIYNLFKEEQRYCGFYTFFSKAFFVLDLELIRHIMVSDFSSFQDRGLFHNVRDDPLTGNLLFLDGAEWRWLRKQLTPVFTSGKMKFMFPTMVQVGEQLAQTAAQLLGEFEAKDLCARFTTDVIGSCAFGLECNSLAQPNSVFRQMGRSVTENPLHHSIVQAFMFAQPALARKLRLRLFRAEVSEFFMSTVRQTLNYRQREQLKRNDLIQLLMELAAQPESSLSFEQIAAQAMVFFLAGFDTSSTTMSFCLYELALHTEIQQKLRAEIQSTLERHQQKLSYDCLQQMSYLDLVLAETLRKYPILPHLLRRATKRYQLPDSKLVLEPGMRVMIPVHSIHHDPAIYPEPERFDPSRFTPAAVRARHPFAYLPFGSGPRNCIGQRFGQLQVKIGLVSLLREYRVEGCTRTQIPLEFAKRNFLITAESGVHLTLKRLQDD; encoded by the coding sequence ATGTGGacgccgctgttgctgctgcttatcttGGCTGCACTTATCTATGCACGACTGCGTCAGCATTATGCCTACTGGCGCCGCCGTGGCGTGGCGGAGGAGcgtccgctgctgctgcttgggaaCATGCGCGGCTTTGCGCGTAGCGTGCACTGGGTGGACATCAATCAGCgcatatacaatttgtttaaggAGGAGCAGCGCTACTGCGGCTTCTATACGTTCTTTAGCAAGGCGTTCTTTGTGCTGGATCTGGAGCTGATACGGCATATAATGGTGAGCGACTTTAGCAGCTTTCAGGATCGCGGACTGTTTCATAATGTGCGCGATGATCCGTTGACTGGgaatttgctgtttttggaTGGCGCCGAGTGGCGCTGGCTGCGCAAACAACTGACGCCGGTGTTTACGTCGGGCAAGATGAAGTTTATGTTTCCCACAATGGTGCAGGTGGGTGAGCAATTGGCGCAGACGGCAGCGCAGCTGTTGGGCGAGTTTGAAGCAAAGGATTTATGCGCGCGTTTCACAACCGATGTGATTGGCAGCTGCGCTTTTGGACTGGAGTGCAACAGTCTTGCGCAACCCAACTCGGTGTTTCGCCAAATGGGTCGCTCTGTGACTGAGAATCCGCTGCATCATAGCATAGTGCAGGCTTTTATGTTTGCGCAGCCGGCGCTAGCCAGAAAGCTGCGTCTGCGTTTATTCCGCGCCGAGGTGAGCGAGTTCTTTATGTCCACAGTGCGTCAAACTCTAAACTACAGACAACGCGAGCAGCTTAAGCGCAACGATCTTATACAGCTGCTAATGGAGCTGGCAGCACAGCCTGAGTCCTCGCTAAGTTTTGAGCAAATTGCTGCACAAGCTATGGTGTTCTTTTTGGCTGGCTTTGACACTTCCTCCACCACCATGTCCTTTTGCCTTTACGAGCTGGCGCTGCACACagaaatacaacaaaagctgcgcgCTGAAATTCAAAGCACACTGGAGCGTCATCAACAAAAACTAAGCTATGATTGCCTGCAGCAAATGTCGTATCTCGATCTGGTGCTGGCTGAGACGCTGCGTAAATATCCCATCTTGCCACATTTGCTGCGGCGTGCCACAAAGCGCTACCAGTTGCCCGATAGCAAGCTGGTGCTGGAGCCTGGCATGCGTGTTATGATTCCAGTGCATAGCATACATCATGATCCCGCAATTTATCCGGAGCCAGAGCGTTTTGATCCCAGCCGCTTTACGCCCGCAGCTGTGCGAGCGCGTCATCCGTTTGCTTATTTGCCCTTTGGCAGTGGACCACGCAATTGCATTGGCCAACGCTTTGGTCAGCTGCAGGTGAAGATTGGGCTTGTGTCGCTGCTGCGCGAGTATCGCGTTGAGGGCTGCACGCGCACGCAGATTCCGCTGGAGTTTGCCAAGCGCAATTTTCTTATAACTGCCGAGTCGGGTGTGCACTTGACGCTCAAGAGATTGCAAGATGATTAG
- the LOC108597256 gene encoding USP6 N-terminal-like protein isoform X2, with translation MTAAPSIHDDGEHQEQQQVLLKRAEDEREDIFRRYQMGLDPKNVVDSWENPTFEIYHITDKYGFMHDSRLPSTRDSQEVQRTKIELERDKKWMKMLGHWPPPHEKLHKRVYKGIPDRMRWPAWKQLLNVEQAMKTNPKVYQNMLELAKQNATETRQIDADVNRQFRDNLAYRERYSVKQCSLFNVLNAYSIYNSELGYCQGMACVAGVLLLYMQEEEAFWALNALITDRKYGMHGLFVEGFPKLTRFIEHHDRILSKIMRKLHKHFIKHNVDALLYAIKWFFVVFVERVPFSLSLRVWDVFLLDGDRVILAMAVTILYLHKDELLRLKDMDAIIEYLQVKLHKNFGYNDDDAIQALERVMKKLKDLKLDVPPPAKSNEFPTRPLGVFVEAEREKKTGRRRDYTDTEKQVLTDVITRQEQNAIEVQSTVSYETSECATVTLTVPEDTHSIRSSLAGTSVASHGSSTMSLEDNNIHLKTANMLQNSAQRELVIGT, from the exons ATGACAGCCGCTCCGTCCATCCATGACGATGGTGAGCATCAggaacagcagcaagtgctaCTGAAACGAGCCGAAGATGAGCGCGAGGATATATTCCGTCGCTACCAAATGGGCCTGGATCCCAAAAATGTGGTCGACTCCTGGGAGAATCCTACATTTGAAATCTATCACATAACTGACAA ATACGGCTTTATGCATGACTCCCGCCTGCCATCGACACGAGACTCACAGGAAGTACAGCGCACCAAGATTGAACTGGAGCGCGATAAAAAATGGATGAAAATGCTTGGACACTGGCCGCCGCCACATGAGAAATTGCACAAGCGTGTATACAAGGGCATACCGGATCGTATGCGTTGGCCCGCTTGGAAGCAGCTCTTAAATGTTGAGCAGGCGATGAAAACGAATCCGAAGGTCTATCAAAATATGCTGGAGCTGGCCAAACAAAATGCCACAGAAACGCGTCAAATTGATGCGGATGTCAATCGACAATTTCGCGACAATCTGGCATATCGAGAGCGCTATAGTGTCAAACAGTGTTCACTGTTTAATGTGCTGAATGCTTATAGCATTTACAACTCGGAGCTGGGCTACTGCCAGGGCATGGCATGTGTGGCAGgcgttttgttgctttatatgCAGGAGGAGGAGGCATTTTGGGCGCTGAATGCGCTCATCACAGATCGCAAATACGGCATGCATGGCTTATTTGTGGAGGGTTTCCCAAAGCTAACACGTTTCATAGAACATCATGATCGTATATTGTCGAAAATTATGCGCAAGCTGCACAAACATTTCATTAAACATAATGTGGATGCGCTGCTCTATGCCATCAAGTGGTTCTTTGTGGTTTTTGTGGAGCGT GTGCCGTTCAGCTTGAGTCTGCGTGTATGGGACGTATTTCTATTGGATGGCGATCGTGTGATTCTGGCCATGGCTGTTACTATACTCTATCTGCATAAGGATGAGCTGCTGCGTCTGAAAGACATGGATGCCATTATTGAGTATCTGCAGGTGAAGCTGCATAAGAATTTCGGCTACAACGATGATGATGCCATACAGGCGCTGGAGCGTGTTATGAAGAAGCTAAAGGATCTGAAACTCGATGTGCCGCCACCGGCTAAATCAAATGAGTTTCCCACACGACCGCTGGGCGTCTTTGTGGAAGCGGAGCGTGAAAAGAAGACTGGACGCCGACGTGATTACACAGATACGGAAAAGCAAGTCTTAACCGATGTGATAACAAG ACAAGAACAAAACGCAATTGAGGTACAATCAACTGTATCCTATGAGACATCTGAATGTGCTACAG ttaCGCTTACTGTACCCGAGGATACGCACTCAATACGAAGTTCGCTTGCAGGTACTTCAGTTGCCTCGCATGGTTCATCAACCATGTCGCTGGAGGACAATAA CATACACTTAAAAACCGCCAATATGCTACAAAATTCAGCGCAGCGTGAACTAGTCATAGGCACCTGA
- the LOC108597257 gene encoding arginine-hydroxylase NDUFAF5, mitochondrial, with protein MLKTCANRFSQRCDVWRCLSTKPVQMNIFDRNAKRLQKERAALSADVALFDYLKEEVGYRLADRVFDIKREFKSAADIGCNRGYISRHILAECVEHLTLTDTSATMLEQAQGTPGLKMRKLVQDEEELEFEDNSLDLVISSLSLHWVNDLPGCFAKIMRSLKPDGVFIASLFGGDTLYELRSSLQLAELERKGGISPHISPFTQIRDVGSLLNQAGFTLCTIDTDELVIGYPSMFELMWDLKGMAESNAALNRPAHLSREIMLAASAIYNELYAKPNEQGIPATFQIIYFVGWKPGPNQPQPLPRGTGDVSLKDLGSIVEKSGKIKMPQE; from the exons ATGTTAAAAACGTGTGCAAATCGTTTCTCGCAGAGATGCGATGTGTGGCGTTGCCTTTCAACGAAACCCGTACAGATGAACATCTTTGACAGAAATGCCAAGCGCTTGCAAAAGGAACGTGCCGCACTCAG CGCAGATGTGGCGCTCTTTGACTATCTGAAGGAGGAGGTGGGCTATAGACTGGCAGATCGTGTCTTCGACATCAAGCGGGAATTTAAGTCAGCAGCAGACATTGGATGTAATCGAGGCTATATATCTAGGCACATACTGGCCGAGTGTGTGGAACATCTAACACTGACGGACACTAGCGCTACCATGCTGGAGCAGGCACAGGGTACACCTGGGCTTAAAATGCGCAAACTAGTGCAAGATGAAGAGGAATTGGAA TTTGAGGATAACTCACTCGACTTGGTAATTTCCAGTCTGAGTTTGCACTGGGTTAACGATTTGCCGGGATGCTTTGCCAAGATCATGCGCAGCCTGAAGCCAGATGGTGTATTCATAGCCTCACTCTTTGGCGGCGATACTTTGTACGAGCTACGATCTTCGTTACAATTGGCTGAGCTAGAGCGCAAGGGCGGCATATCGCCACATATATCACCCTTTACACAAATTCGGGACGTAGGTTCGCTGCTCAATCAAGCTGGCTTTACGCTTTGCACTATTGATACGGACGAGCTGGTTATTGGCTATCCCAGCATGTTTGAACTGATGTGGGATCTCAAAGGTATGGCGGAAAGCAATGCAGCTCTCAATAGGCCGGCGCATCTTAGTCGAGAGATAATGCTGGCGGCCAGCGCTATCTACAACGAGCTCTACGCCAAGCCCAATGAGCAAGGCATACCCGCaacatttcaaataatttactttgtgGGCTGGAAACCCGGACCAAATCAACCACAGCCGCTGCCACGCGGTACAGGCGATGTATCGCTTAAGGATCTGGGCTCTATTGTGGAGAAGAGTgggaaaattaaaatgccgcAAGAATAA
- the LOC108595356 gene encoding SET domain-containing protein SmydA-8: MQDLSEKLHDAHNEQLGRHLVANMSIDTGETLLEEQPLLVAPQWECSQLKCAQCMQESYVMCRKCQVFPLCMDCSEHDDYECEFFASGAGKQLSKDLLIKHYGICALLKLLLLLEQPSKRALCLALIEQPVQLQQYRNAEGMWQEHEEQVVRPLLASGLTQLLSNAEQLTADELHAHCIRLDSHAYEVTARDGDTLKGIYVYGASLPHNCVPNTVIALDEQFNLKLYAAVPLQSGDIIYTSYANPLMGTSQRQHQLRLSRHMECACARCLDPTELQTHMSSIKCKQCADGYACCDLAGSGDWRCCNDNCAALMPAAMVNELLVEVGSALVDAKGDLGNYEALLEQHKQLLHPNHFILVDIKQNIASILRAAALLNAMNAPSKKLLARRVELCEQLLPICRAVVPGISKLYAIALFEYLLAFVELIELQFADGDVDKKQYASQLARARLAAKEALELLQYEPENSAEGFLIERISMELERIESDLMKYGKL, translated from the exons ATGCAAGACTTAAGTGAAAAGCTACACGATGCACACAACGAGCAGCTGGGCAG GCATTTGGTGGCCAACATGAGCATTGACACGGGCGAAACGTTGCTGGAggagcagccgctgctggtgGCGCCGCAGTGGGAATGCAGTCAGCTGAAGTGTGCGCAATGCATGCAGGAATCGTATGTGATGTGCCGCAAGTGTCAGGTGTTTCCACTCTGCATGGACTGCAGCGAGCATGATGACTACGAATGCGAGTTCTTTGCCAGCGGCGCCGGCAAGCAGCTGAGCAAGGATTTGCTGATCAAACATTATGGCATTTGTGcgctgctgaagctgctgctgctgctggagcagccaAGCAAACGTGCGCTGTGCCTGGCACTCATAGAGCAGCcagtgcagctgcaacaatatCGCAATGCTGAGGGCATGTGGCAGGAGCATGAAGAGCAAGTGGTGCGTCCACTGCTGGCAAGTGGACTCACACAGCTGCTGAGCAATGCTGAGCAGTTAACAGCAGATGAGCTGCATGCGCACTGCATACGCCTGGATAGTCATGCCTATGAGGTAACTGCGCGCGATGGCGACACCTTGAAGGGCATTTATGTATACGGCGCCAGCTTGCCGCACAATTGTGTGCCCAACACCGTTATAGCGCTGGATGAGCAGTTCAATCTCAAGCTGTATGCTGCAGTGCCGCTGCAGTCCGGCGACATTATCTACACTAGCTATGCAAATCCTTTAATGGGCACCAGTCAGCGGCAACATCAGCTGCGTCTTAGTCGGCATATGGAATGCGCCTGCGCACGCTGCTTGGATCCCACCGAGCTGCAGACGCACATGAGCAGCATCAAGTGCAAGCAGTGTGCGGATGGCTATGCCTGCTGCGATTTAGCAGGCAGCGGCgactggcgctgctgcaatgACAACTGTGCTGCGCTTATGCCCGCAGCTATGGTCAATGAGCTGCTTGTCGAAGTGGGCAGCGCACTGGTCGACGCCAAGGGTGATCTGGGCAACTATGAagcgctgctggagcagcacaaacagctgctgcatccAAATCATTTCATACTGGTGGACATTAAGCAAAACATTGCCAGCATCCTGCGTGCGGCTGCTTTGCTGAATGCCATGAATGCACCCAGCAAGAAATTGCTGGCGCGCCGCGTCGAGCTCtgcgagcagctgctgcccattTGTCGCGCCGTTGTGCCTGGCATATCCAAGCTTTATGCCATAGCGCTATTTGAGTATCTGCTGGCGTTTGTCGAGCTCATTGAGCTGCAGTTTGCCGACGGCGATGTGGataaaaaacaatatgca TCGCAGCTAGCACGTGCGCGTCTGGCGGCCAAGGAGGcattggagctgctgcagtaCGAGCCGGAAAACTCAGCCGAGGGCTTTCTTATTGAACGCATTAGCATGGAGCTGGAGCGCATTGAATCAGATTTAATGAAATATGGCAAGCTTTAG
- the LOC108597256 gene encoding USP6 N-terminal-like protein isoform X3, producing the protein MTAAPSIHDDGEHQEQQQVLLKRAEDEREDIFRRYQMGLDPKNVVDSWENPTFEIYHITDKYGFMHDSRLPSTRDSQEVQRTKIELERDKKWMKMLGHWPPPHEKLHKRVYKGIPDRMRWPAWKQLLNVEQAMKTNPKVYQNMLELAKQNATETRQIDADVNRQFRDNLAYRERYSVKQCSLFNVLNAYSIYNSELGYCQGMACVAGVLLLYMQEEEAFWALNALITDRKYGMHGLFVEGFPKLTRFIEHHDRILSKIMRKLHKHFIKHNVDALLYAIKWFFVVFVERVPFSLSLRVWDVFLLDGDRVILAMAVTILYLHKDELLRLKDMDAIIEYLQVKLHKNFGYNDDDAIQALERVMKKLKDLKLDVPPPAKSNEFPTRPLGVFVEAEREKKTGRRRDYTDTEKQVLTDVITRQEQNAIEVQSTVSYETSECATGTSVASHGSSTMSLEDNNIHLKTANMLQNSAQRELVIGT; encoded by the exons ATGACAGCCGCTCCGTCCATCCATGACGATGGTGAGCATCAggaacagcagcaagtgctaCTGAAACGAGCCGAAGATGAGCGCGAGGATATATTCCGTCGCTACCAAATGGGCCTGGATCCCAAAAATGTGGTCGACTCCTGGGAGAATCCTACATTTGAAATCTATCACATAACTGACAA ATACGGCTTTATGCATGACTCCCGCCTGCCATCGACACGAGACTCACAGGAAGTACAGCGCACCAAGATTGAACTGGAGCGCGATAAAAAATGGATGAAAATGCTTGGACACTGGCCGCCGCCACATGAGAAATTGCACAAGCGTGTATACAAGGGCATACCGGATCGTATGCGTTGGCCCGCTTGGAAGCAGCTCTTAAATGTTGAGCAGGCGATGAAAACGAATCCGAAGGTCTATCAAAATATGCTGGAGCTGGCCAAACAAAATGCCACAGAAACGCGTCAAATTGATGCGGATGTCAATCGACAATTTCGCGACAATCTGGCATATCGAGAGCGCTATAGTGTCAAACAGTGTTCACTGTTTAATGTGCTGAATGCTTATAGCATTTACAACTCGGAGCTGGGCTACTGCCAGGGCATGGCATGTGTGGCAGgcgttttgttgctttatatgCAGGAGGAGGAGGCATTTTGGGCGCTGAATGCGCTCATCACAGATCGCAAATACGGCATGCATGGCTTATTTGTGGAGGGTTTCCCAAAGCTAACACGTTTCATAGAACATCATGATCGTATATTGTCGAAAATTATGCGCAAGCTGCACAAACATTTCATTAAACATAATGTGGATGCGCTGCTCTATGCCATCAAGTGGTTCTTTGTGGTTTTTGTGGAGCGT GTGCCGTTCAGCTTGAGTCTGCGTGTATGGGACGTATTTCTATTGGATGGCGATCGTGTGATTCTGGCCATGGCTGTTACTATACTCTATCTGCATAAGGATGAGCTGCTGCGTCTGAAAGACATGGATGCCATTATTGAGTATCTGCAGGTGAAGCTGCATAAGAATTTCGGCTACAACGATGATGATGCCATACAGGCGCTGGAGCGTGTTATGAAGAAGCTAAAGGATCTGAAACTCGATGTGCCGCCACCGGCTAAATCAAATGAGTTTCCCACACGACCGCTGGGCGTCTTTGTGGAAGCGGAGCGTGAAAAGAAGACTGGACGCCGACGTGATTACACAGATACGGAAAAGCAAGTCTTAACCGATGTGATAACAAG ACAAGAACAAAACGCAATTGAGGTACAATCAACTGTATCCTATGAGACATCTGAATGTGCTACAG GTACTTCAGTTGCCTCGCATGGTTCATCAACCATGTCGCTGGAGGACAATAA CATACACTTAAAAACCGCCAATATGCTACAAAATTCAGCGCAGCGTGAACTAGTCATAGGCACCTGA
- the LOC108595149 gene encoding F-box only protein 28, which translates to MVSTRQMCGSGSAGGVDDAPTSSTRASVVRRTTIYQQQVVATTTTTTTTVLLASTFLDLPPELIMKVMGYLDYKKISNLRLVSKRLNDICMNMLNAAFSRQIKTTMNRFQSIKANMPRRESARRNHPLACECDIIETCYMRLSLLQMSMGKHIERGHCCFFPGAILDEVNSILNYISITPRLQRPFRVTDELFDLSTMAMEYFKERIEPTLPGLAYFNKDFFPLPTPTKRPILAISSDLADSSNNSPPQNHMVLRKGIRKIKQGMKIYNNQLSVLRTDLRNCKRKTADQSKQLAEQQNLLAEHQKQTLEYASRLDENDKKNEEMARKFSTLLQELNKCKTELQFWRSKSPAIPSVCNACNQKVAPLLPPDDLQALVNQGVAPEHIFIIKDEATMDAEGNVDAEGDEGVHSDVSGCELSLAGDKPFTSPDESTTAKLLAVNRNVKRKYATTDADGVVNMSKAIASNAIPSTSKAAAQQTNSAIAGCGYSTKLFYGNHQRDGVIVSPVSMKLATVKGSHDAIEYLPSAAAQQLTTAEATAAVNGIGERAVESLGEPLESKKARRVQKANRCVQAHGKRSK; encoded by the exons ATGGTCTCTACGCGCCAAAtgtgtggcagtggcagtgccGGTGGAGTTGATGATGCGCCAACGTCCAGCACAAGAGCGTCTGTGGTGCGGCGCACCACAATCTATCAACAGCAAgtggtggcaacaacaactacaacaacaacaactgtgtTGCTCGCTTCAACCTTTTTGGACCTGCCACCGGAGCTGATCATGAAAGTGATGGGCTACTTGGATTATAAGAAAATCAGCAATCTCAGATTG gTGTCCAAGCGCTTGAATGACATTTGCATGAACATGCTAAACGCAGCGTTCTCCAGGCAAATCAAGACCACTATGAATCGCTTTCAGTCAATCAAAGCGAATATGCCGCGCCGTGAATCTGCGCGTCGCAATCATCCGCTGGCTTGCGAATGCGACATCATTGAGACCTGCTACATGCGACTCTCATTGCTGCAAATGTCCATGGGCAAGCATATAGAACGTGGCCATTGTTGCTTCTTTCCGGGTGCT atACTGGATGAGGTGAACtcaattttgaattatatCAGTATTACACCACGTTTGCAACGTCCATTTCGTGTTACCGACGAACTTTTTGATCTCTCCACCATGGCTATGGAGTACTTTAAGGAACGCATTGAGCCCACGTTGCCTGGCCTGGCATATTTCAACAAGGACTTTTTCCCATTGCCCACACCCACAAAACGGC CTATTTTGGCTATAAGCTCAGATCTCGCCGACAGCTCGAACAACTCACCACCTCAGAATCATATGGTCCTGCGCAAAGGCATACGCAAAATTAAGCAGGGCatgaaaatatacaataatcAGTTATCGGTGCTGCGCACCGATCTACGCAATTGCAAACGCAAGACAGCCGATCAGAGCAAACAGCTCGCAGAGCAGCAAAATCTATTGGCTGAacatcaaaagcaaacactcGAATATGCCAGTCGACTGGACGAGAATGATAAGAAGAATGAGGAAATGGCACGCAAATTCTCAACATTGTTGCAG GAGCTCAACAAATGTAAAACCGAATTGCAATTTTGGCGTTCCAAAAGTCCTGCCATACCGTCAGTGTGCAACGCTTGCAATCAAAAGGTGGCGCCTTTATTGCCTCCCGATGATTTGCAGGCGCTTGTTAATCAAGGCGTTGCACCGGAGCATATATTCATAATCAAAGATGAGGCGACTATGGATGCCGAGGGCAATGTGGATGCGGAGGGCGATGAGGGTGTGCACAGTGATGTAAGCGGCTGTGAGTTGAGCTTGGCTGGCGACAAGCCATTTACCTCGCCGGATGAATCTACCACAGCCAAACTGTTGGCTGTTAATCGTAACGTAAAGCGCAAATATGCAACGACAGATGCTGATGGCGTTGTTAACATGTCCAAAGCAATTGCGTCCAATGCAATACCGTCTACATCAAAGGCTGcagcacagcaaacaaatagtGCCATTGCTGGCTGTGGATACTCGACGAAACTATTTTATGGCAATCATCAGCGCGATGGCGTCATTGTGAGTCCAGTGTCCATGAAGCTGGCCACTGTCAAGGGCAGTCACGACGCCATAGAGTACTTGCCGTCAGCGGCTGCACAACAGCTGACAACAGctgaagcaacagctgcagtcaATGGCATTGGAGAGAGAGCCGTGGAGAGTCTTGGCGAGCCGTTGGAATCGAAGAAAGCACGTAGAGTACAAAAGGCCAATCGATGTGTGCAAGCACATGGCAAACGCAgtaaataa
- the LOC108597256 gene encoding USP6 N-terminal-like protein isoform X1: protein MTAAPSIHDDGEHQEQQQVLLKRAEDEREDIFRRYQMGLDPKNVVDSWENPTFEIYHITDKYGFMHDSRLPSTRDSQEVQRTKIELERDKKWMKMLGHWPPPHEKLHKRVYKGIPDRMRWPAWKQLLNVEQAMKTNPKVYQNMLELAKQNATETRQIDADVNRQFRDNLAYRERYSVKQCSLFNVLNAYSIYNSELGYCQGMACVAGVLLLYMQEEEAFWALNALITDRKYGMHGLFVEGFPKLTRFIEHHDRILSKIMRKLHKHFIKHNVDALLYAIKWFFVVFVERVPFSLSLRVWDVFLLDGDRVILAMAVTILYLHKDELLRLKDMDAIIEYLQVKLHKNFGYNDDDAIQALERVMKKLKDLKLDVPPPAKSNEFPTRPLGVFVEAEREKKTGRRRDYTDTEKQVLTDVITRQEQNAIEVQSTVSYETSECATGDAYSMKTYQSMTSLATSPAISSNSLYSNGYMVVTSADDSRSQSVNNLHYQWQMSGQHQQQQRHSSYCSDSDSDTRNRLDLDIALEALQTQKLQLQQENHSIRIVLQNGGGNNNQQQQHQQQLTVKTLECQANANGSDEDALSVENTRL from the exons ATGACAGCCGCTCCGTCCATCCATGACGATGGTGAGCATCAggaacagcagcaagtgctaCTGAAACGAGCCGAAGATGAGCGCGAGGATATATTCCGTCGCTACCAAATGGGCCTGGATCCCAAAAATGTGGTCGACTCCTGGGAGAATCCTACATTTGAAATCTATCACATAACTGACAA ATACGGCTTTATGCATGACTCCCGCCTGCCATCGACACGAGACTCACAGGAAGTACAGCGCACCAAGATTGAACTGGAGCGCGATAAAAAATGGATGAAAATGCTTGGACACTGGCCGCCGCCACATGAGAAATTGCACAAGCGTGTATACAAGGGCATACCGGATCGTATGCGTTGGCCCGCTTGGAAGCAGCTCTTAAATGTTGAGCAGGCGATGAAAACGAATCCGAAGGTCTATCAAAATATGCTGGAGCTGGCCAAACAAAATGCCACAGAAACGCGTCAAATTGATGCGGATGTCAATCGACAATTTCGCGACAATCTGGCATATCGAGAGCGCTATAGTGTCAAACAGTGTTCACTGTTTAATGTGCTGAATGCTTATAGCATTTACAACTCGGAGCTGGGCTACTGCCAGGGCATGGCATGTGTGGCAGgcgttttgttgctttatatgCAGGAGGAGGAGGCATTTTGGGCGCTGAATGCGCTCATCACAGATCGCAAATACGGCATGCATGGCTTATTTGTGGAGGGTTTCCCAAAGCTAACACGTTTCATAGAACATCATGATCGTATATTGTCGAAAATTATGCGCAAGCTGCACAAACATTTCATTAAACATAATGTGGATGCGCTGCTCTATGCCATCAAGTGGTTCTTTGTGGTTTTTGTGGAGCGT GTGCCGTTCAGCTTGAGTCTGCGTGTATGGGACGTATTTCTATTGGATGGCGATCGTGTGATTCTGGCCATGGCTGTTACTATACTCTATCTGCATAAGGATGAGCTGCTGCGTCTGAAAGACATGGATGCCATTATTGAGTATCTGCAGGTGAAGCTGCATAAGAATTTCGGCTACAACGATGATGATGCCATACAGGCGCTGGAGCGTGTTATGAAGAAGCTAAAGGATCTGAAACTCGATGTGCCGCCACCGGCTAAATCAAATGAGTTTCCCACACGACCGCTGGGCGTCTTTGTGGAAGCGGAGCGTGAAAAGAAGACTGGACGCCGACGTGATTACACAGATACGGAAAAGCAAGTCTTAACCGATGTGATAACAAG ACAAGAACAAAACGCAATTGAGGTACAATCAACTGTATCCTATGAGACATCTGAATGTGCTACAG GTGATGCGTACTCAATGAAAACCTATCAGAGTATGACTAGTTTAGCCACCTCGCCAGCGATAAGCAGCAATTCGTTATATAGCAATGGTTATATGGTCGTTACCAGTGCCGATGACAGTCGAAGCCAAAGTGTTAACAATCTCCACTATCAATGGCAAATGAGTggccagcatcagcagcagcagaggcacaGCAGCTATTGCAGTGATAGCGATAGCGATACACGAAATCGCTTGGATCTGGATATAGCGCTGGAGGCGTTGCAGACCCagaagttgcagttgcagcaagaGAATCACAGCATACGCATTGTGTTGCAAaatggcggcggcaacaataaccagcagcagcagcaccaacagcagctgacAGTAAAGACTTTAGAGTGTCAGGCTAATGCTAATGGTAGTGATGAAGATGCTCTAAGCGTGGAAAACACGCGTCTTTAG